In the genome of Candidatus Delongbacteria bacterium, the window TGCTGACAACGATATAAGATATTATCGTCTGATGCAAGCATGGAAGCAAAGTGATTATTCAAGCTTTGATTTTTATGATGCTCATGACTTGAATAACATTAGAACTTGGAGCAGTGAAGAAACAATAAAAAATAAACTTCAAGAAAGACTTAGAAACACCAAAGTGTTCGTTCTCTTAGTCGGCTCACAAACCCGGTTTCATTACAAATTCGTGCGTTGGGAAATAGAACAAGCATTAAAAAGAAATCTGCCAATTGTAGTAATTAATCTTAATGGCTCAAGAAGTATTGATAATGAAAACTGTCCACCTATTTTAAGGAATGAATTGGCACTTCATGTAAGTTTCAATTCTAAAATAATTGAAAAAGCCTTAACTGCCTGGGAAACTCTACATTATAACTATCAAAGACAAGGCAAAACTGGGGATTTTTATTATGAGCCATCTGTTTATCAATCACTCGGACTCTAATGAAAGAAGTAGCTAAGAAAACCTTAAACTTTCTGATTAACCTATTTTCAGCATTTGGATTATTATGGCTAATCGTTGAAATTGTTGATTATTTTGGAACTACTGCAACAAGTGAGAAAATCAAGTCTTTCTGGTGGTTATTTGGTTTATTAGGACTTGGATATGCTATTTGTAAATTAATACCTAAAAAGAAATTTACTTTCAAAGTTCCTAATAGAGATGCAAATGTTAATATCATATCTAAAGATATTTTCAAAATTAAAGGTTCACTTTTAATTACAATAAACAATAAATTCCTTGTAAATCAAGATGGTGCACTATTAAAGGTAAATAGCATTTTATCTCAATTTGTAAAAAAGAATTATCAATCAAAGCCTGAATTGTTACAAGCAGAGATAAATAGTAAACTACAATCAGATTTTTATAATAGTTACAAAATTTCAGAACATGAATATAAAATTGGAACTACTGTTCTGATAACTGTTGAAAATGTGAACTATTATTTATTCGTGAATACAAAACTAAATGCTCAAAACAAATCATATTGTGACAAAAACATGTTCGAAGAAAGTTTGAACGAACTGTGGGTGTATTTATCAGAATGTGCAAGTAAGGAAAATTTTATAATACCTTTAATTGGGACAGGTAATGGAAGATTACTATTGAGTAGAGAAAAAGTATTTAAAGAAATTGTTCTTTCTTTCATTTCTTCTCTTTCAAGTAAAAATTATGCTGATAGTTTGACAATTTGTATTCATCCAACAGATTTAAAAAGACATGACTTGGATTTAACAAAATTTGCTGAATTTACGAATGCAAAAGTTACATATCGAGAATATAGATTAAGTAGTGAAAAAGGACAAAATACGATGCCTAACAATGTATAAAAATAATAGCCGAAACAGTAGTAAATTCAAGGGTTGTAACCCGCTCCAACTTCTCAACGGTTTGATAGGTTTGAAGCCCGCAATCGCCTACTTTGCATATACTTAACGCTTCCAAAGCAATTCTCTATTCCCGTCCAATCTTGATATTCTAGAGATTGAATATCAAAACTCTAATTATTTCTCTCTATCTTAAACAACTCTTTTAATTCTTTGTTACTCAATTCTCCGATCCAGTTCTCACCAGTAGCTACACTCATTTCAGCAAGCTCCTTTTTCCTCTTGATCATGTCATCAATTTTTTCTTCAAAAGTTCCCTGACAAATCATTCTTGAAACCATAACATTATTCTTTTGTCCAATTCTGTATGCCCTGTCTGTAGCCTGAGACTCCACAGCAGGATTCCACCATAGATCATAATGGATAACATGTTTTGCCTGTGTCAGATTCAATCCTGTTCCACCAGCTTTTAATGATAGTATGAATATTTTGATTTTAGGATTATTCTGAAAATCATCCACCATCTCATCTCGTTGCTTTCTAGAAACACTTCCATGAAGGAAAAGTGGTGTTACTCCAGTTTCTTTATTAATCATCTCACTCAAAAGGTTGCCCATCTCTTTATATTGAGTAAAGATTAAAACCTTTTCTCCTGCAGCTAAAATTGAATCAAGTAAAGTAAAAAGCAAACTGGCTTTACCGGAATGTTTAATTTCAGGATTCTCCTTTTTTAAATACTGAGCTGGGTGATTACAAATCTGTTTTAAAGCTATCATCAGTTTAAATACCATTCCTTTTCTAGCTATACCATCGGCTTGTTCAATCTCCATCATACTCTCATTGACGATACTTTCATATAAAGCACTTTGGTCGGTAGTTAAGTTGCAGAACATATTAGTTTCAATTTTATCCGGAAGATCAGAAATTATGGATTTATCGTTTTTCATCCTTCTCATTATAAATGGCGATGTGATCTTTTTAAAATGATTCAATACGCTTTTATCTCTGTAAACTTCAATTGGATAAGCGATATTTTCCTTAAATGATTTTAAATTCCCTAGATATCCATTATTTGTAAAATCAAAAATACTCCAATATTCACCAAGACTATTTTCCACCGGAGTACCGGACAATGCAATTTTTACAGGAGCTTTTAACTCTTTCACTGCCTTTGTTTGAGCTGTAGCAGGATTTTTAATGTTCTGAGCTTCATCAATTATCAGCATATCAAATTTAAACTTTTCCAGTTTTTTAGTATCATTACGAACAACACCATAAGTTGTAATAATTATATCATAACCTTTTTCGGGAAGTTCCCTTTGAGTTCCATGAAATATGAATGACTTCAATGTAGGAGCAAATTTTTCTATCTCCTTCGACCAGTTAGTCAATAATGTTGTAGGTACAATTATTAAAACTGTAAAATTTTTTCCCCCCTCCTCTTTCAATTTGGCAATCAATGAAATTGCCTGAAGAGTTTTACCAAGTCCCATATCATCAGCAAGGATAGATCCAAATCCGATTTTAGAATTTTTATAAAGCCAATCAAAACCTCGTTTCTGATAAGGTCGTAATTTAGCCTTAACAGAAGCAGGTAATTCCACGGATTTTATATTGGTAATTTCATTGAAAATCTGCTTAACTTCATCCGTCATTAGAACATAGCTACCGTTATATTCTTCACTTATTCCAGCCATTAAAATATCATTTGAAGTAAGATTTCTTTTATTGGCTGCACTTATCATTTTATTCAATTCATCAGAGTTGATATAAACAAATTGATCTTTTATCCTTACGAGTCCGGAAGCTTCCGACACTAATTTCAAATATTCATCCAATGAAATATTGATATCGCCTAAAGATACCATATAATCGTACTCTAGCATTTTTTTCAAAGTAAGATATTTAACAGTTTTAGTCTCATTCTTAACACTTAAACTCAAAACTAGCTTCGGATTTAAAATTTCCTTCAGAGATTTTGGTATAAGTACTTTTACACCGGTTAATTTTATAAAAGGAATAATTTTTATTAGGAACTCACCAATTTCTTTAAC includes:
- a CDS encoding TIR domain-containing protein; this translates as MAYRNKTYVAFDADNDIRYYRLMQAWKQSDYSSFDFYDAHDLNNIRTWSSEETIKNKLQERLRNTKVFVLLVGSQTRFHYKFVRWEIEQALKRNLPIVVINLNGSRSIDNENCPPILRNELALHVSFNSKIIEKALTAWETLHYNYQRQGKTGDFYYEPSVYQSLGL
- a CDS encoding DEAD/DEAH box helicase family protein → MSFCSTWWGNKYVETIEMMDYNRMVRGRRYANNGSVASIDIEENRVIASVWGSRSRPYKVSLVFPKFSDEQKHTIIEILKNNPSISASLLNGTIPEELDNLLRKNKVELFVKNWFDVSPKCSCPDWAVPCKHLAAVLYKIALEIDKNPFVIFQLHNYDIISEMSLAGLKISKDNIYEIKNISDILMPKELEAEDVDKKLDYNSIISDIDFSTIPSLYESFFSLLEDKPNFSSGENFKLFLFNFYKEIGKFSKVNTDEEVDTKYPPDDEDYTSTYFLNGSQTFFSKQDTDRFNKWPDELIAYLRKVPALKLSEYGLKTQFWWLVYHFSMVLIKKGAFIPEIISTDHNTVYKIRWRAFLQNNEINQIYSKIISIMPDDIFTLNSNHSLFKGLKLFTKDSIKNYIETKKFKYSELNEKMKAFYDYYNSSELQLDLSKSSNVLIDKSNSLNELISTFIEWYFVKNNIYAGRKFNLMPEIFNLFFAQHFVCFEDFDKKNIPISISLWLSKFFLDNRDFTPIVHIEEKGSDNFTIAFSAELKNNYLKKPITLKTIMSDEKYEEIRTSFIRTIGKLNQFLPETNDCINKFGKKKIVKNVKEIGEFLIKIIPFIKLTGVKVLIPKSLKEILNPKLVLSLSVKNETKTVKYLTLKKMLEYDYMVSLGDINISLDEYLKLVSEASGLVRIKDQFVYINSDELNKMISAANKRNLTSNDILMAGISEEYNGSYVLMTDEVKQIFNEITNIKSVELPASVKAKLRPYQKRGFDWLYKNSKIGFGSILADDMGLGKTLQAISLIAKLKEEGGKNFTVLIIVPTTLLTNWSKEIEKFAPTLKSFIFHGTQRELPEKGYDIIITTYGVVRNDTKKLEKFKFDMLIIDEAQNIKNPATAQTKAVKELKAPVKIALSGTPVENSLGEYWSIFDFTNNGYLGNLKSFKENIAYPIEVYRDKSVLNHFKKITSPFIMRRMKNDKSIISDLPDKIETNMFCNLTTDQSALYESIVNESMMEIEQADGIARKGMVFKLMIALKQICNHPAQYLKKENPEIKHSGKASLLFTLLDSILAAGEKVLIFTQYKEMGNLLSEMINKETGVTPLFLHGSVSRKQRDEMVDDFQNNPKIKIFILSLKAGGTGLNLTQAKHVIHYDLWWNPAVESQATDRAYRIGQKNNVMVSRMICQGTFEEKIDDMIKRKKELAEMSVATGENWIGELSNKELKELFKIERNN